The Aspergillus luchuensis IFO 4308 DNA, chromosome 4, nearly complete sequence DNA window GGATGCTGCAAGCATACCCTTTCAGATAAGACCTTCGTGTTAGAATAGAAGCTTCCCGTAAAGTTTggctcatcctcctcggtaTAGCCCGGACCGCCCCATGCGTGGTCCTCATTGTAATCGTAGATGCATCCCGACCCCAAATGGGTGAGATGCACGTCGTGGATGAAGCAACAGTCAGCCAGGTTCACCGCACCGAGTATGTTGGAACGGATCGTTTCCTCTTTATGTGATTCGCACCAATCCACGTTGGGATCACCGCGTTTGCCTGCGGCATTGATGACATGAGACGGTCTTACTCTAGCAAGCTCACTGCGTGCCACTAAATAAGAAAGTGAAGAGC harbors:
- a CDS encoding uncharacterized protein (COG:G;~EggNog:ENOG410PJC8;~InterPro:IPR036291,IPR001509;~PFAM:PF04321,PF01370;~go_function: GO:0003824 - catalytic activity [Evidence IEA]), whose translation is MGGQAPTRFLLFGNGWVSGQIQDAIRGGNDELVVSQARIENREEVLSELARVRPSHVINAAGKRGDPNVDWCESHKEETIRSNILGAVNLADCCFIHDVHLTHLGSGCIYDYNEDHAWGGPGYTEEDEPNFTGSFYSNTKVLSERVLRHYSNVLILRIRNPIGADLHPKNMITKLASYKKLINVPNVSQSHPYLS